A genomic region of Colletotrichum destructivum chromosome 5, complete sequence contains the following coding sequences:
- a CDS encoding Putative alpha/beta hydrolase-1, epoxide hydrolase, which produces MTLPTLKENQFTHSGDKTTFYWSAGPSQGPLVILVHGWPANGETWKPQLLALAALGFRVVAPDNRGYGRSSVPKGPEAYAIKHHVSDLLALLAHLGRDKAVWIGHDWGAGLVWGLAAMYPEKCVGVCCLSVPYRAIELGLEVATSLTNREVYPEDQYPLAQWDYMGFHIEQPEAAAAQLRANVPNTIKLLYQAGSPADYGKPTPFASVRKAGGWFGGAPEAPELPFETTLFKDDKPAFDRMVAEFERNGFEGPNDYYRNHGVNRAYLLEPPNGARLRFPVLFVESRWDSVCDTAISRLSEPMRELCDDLTEVSIEAGHWVALEKPAETNAALVRWFATKLPTYFPGYWKTPFVSTK; this is translated from the coding sequence ATGACTCTCCCGACTCTCAAGGAAAACCAGTTCACCCACAGCGGCGACAAGACCACGTTCTACTGGTCCGCCGGCCCTTCGCAGGGACCCCTCGTCATCCTGGTCCACGGATGGcccgccaacggcgagacGTGGAAGCCCCAGCTGCTCGCCCTTGCGGCCCTCGGCTTCCGGGTCGTCGCCCCGGACAACCGCGGCTACGGACGGTCCAGCGTGCCCAAGGGCCCCGAAGCCTACGCCATCAAACATCACGTATCGGACCTGCTCGCGCTCCTCGcccacctcggccgcgatAAGGCCGTCTGGATCGGCCACGACTGGGGCGCGGGCCTCGTCTGGGGCCTTGCTGCCATGTACCCGGAGAAGTGCGTCGGCGTGTGCTGCCTGTCCGTGCCGTACCGTGCGAtcgagctcggccttgagGTCGCCACATCCCTCACGAACCGCGAGGTGTACCCCGAGGACCAGTATCCGCTCGCCCAGTGGGACTACATGGGGTTCCACATCGAGcagcccgaggccgccgccgcgcagcTGCGGGCCAACGTGCCAAACACAATCAAGCTGCTCTACCAGGCCGGCAGCCCCGCGGATTACGGCAAGCCGACGCCGTTCGCCTCGGTCCGCAAGGCGGGCGGGTGGTTCGGCGGCGCTCCGGAAGCCCCGGAGCTGCCGTTCGAGACGACCCTCTTCAAGGACGACAAGCCGGCGTTCGACCGGATggtggccgagttcgagcGCAACGGGTTCGAGGGCCCCAACGACTACTACCGCAACCACGGGGTCAACCGGGCCTACCTCCTGGAGCCGCCGAACGGGGCCCGCCTCCGGTTCCCGGTCCTGTTCGTCGAGTCGCGGTGGGACAGCGTCTGCGACACGGCCATCTCGAGGTTGAGCGAGCCCATGCGGGAGCTGTGCGATGACCTCACCGAGGTCAGCATCGAGGCGGGCCACTGGGTCGCGCTGGAGAAGCCCGCGGAGACGAACGCGGCGTTGGTGAGATGGTTTGCGACGAAGCTGCCGACATACTTCCCGGGGTACTGGAAGACGCCATTTGTGTCGACGAAGTAA
- a CDS encoding Putative oxygen oxidoreductase covalent FAD-binding, FAD-binding, type PCMH, subdomain 1, whose translation MSSLYHQTRPGLSITKGSRRNSWSAAAAATVLAGLAAQYFLVPGSVIKTAGTPSAIERCLDDVCAGASDCVQFPSKQDGAADSGSWMRPFNLGLSSVPTAIVRPRNAGEVAGAVKCAMKHNFKVQAKAGGHSYA comes from the coding sequence ATGTCTTCACTTTACCATCAAACGCGACCGGGGCTCTCAATTACCAAGGGCAGCAGGAGAAACTCctggtccgccgccgccgccgccacagtcctcgccggcctcgcggcGCAGTACTTCCTCGTCCCCGGGTCCGTCATCAAGACGGCGGGGACCCCCTCCGCCATCGAGCGGTGCCTGGACGACGTCTGTGCCGGCGCCTCGGATTGCGTGCAGTTTCCATCCAAGCaagatggcgccgccgactcgGGCTCCTGGATGCGTCCGTTCAACCTCGGCCTGAGCTCCGTCCCCACGGCCATCGTCCGCCCCAGGAACGCGGGCGAGGTCGCGGGCGCCGTCAAGTGCGCAATGAAGCACAACTTTAAGGtccaggccaaggccggggGCCACAGCTATGCGTGA
- a CDS encoding Putative FAD-binding domain, PCMH-type, FAD-binding, type PCMH, subdomain 2, with product MLMILVGLGGQNGAISVDMEHFQYAHVDSAGSSYNVRVGGGTRLGRIDESLQAHQRAVPHGMCPGIGIGGHATVGGIGPASRMWGTTLDSVEEMEVVTANGTIVRASTKENPDLFFVCDPRPWRQLKPMLTHD from the exons ATGCTAATGATCCTTGTAGGTCTTGGGGGCCAGAATGGTGCCATCTCAGTAGACATGGAACACTTCCAGTATGCCCACGTCGATTCGGCAGGCTCGTCGTACAACGTTCGCGTAGGCGGCGGCACGAGGCTGGGTCGTATTGACGAGTCCCTGCAAGCCCACCAACGCGCAGTGCCTCATGGCATGTGCCCCGGCATTGGAATCGGGGGCCACGCCACCGTG GGCGGTATCGGACCAGCTTCTCGCATGTGGGGGACGACCCTCGATAGCGTCGAGGAAATGGAAGTCGTCACGGCCAATGGCACAATCGTCCGCGCCAGCACTAAAGAGAACCCGGACTTGTTCTTCGTATGTGATCCCAGGCCTTGGAGGCAACTGAAGCCCATGCTAACCCACGATTAA
- a CDS encoding Putative berberine/berberine, FAD-binding, type PCMH, subdomain 2: MRGAGSGFGIVTEFVMRTHPAPPAVLHFTQDFAYGNLKEMVDVFHDWQTVVADPALDHRLGTEIVLTPQGARIMSTWYGDEADLRHTGILDRLPADGSLNFRQESWEGSLALLAAEESMHRPEKPGRLHSRSRGLSRGDLLSREHISAAFDKLERGRDVTGPWAIKFQAVGGAVSEVPAAGTAYAHRDDVVLYHSFAADASKDVRDLLDEFHRTLLNMAPGASGTYPGFADPELRDPQLSYWGPNLATLEEIKGSWDPEDVFHNPQSVVPRAW; this comes from the coding sequence ATGAGGGGAGCCGGCTCCGGATTCGGCATCGTCACCGAGTTCGTCATGAGAACCCACCCGGCACCCCCGGCCGTGCTGCACTTCACTCAAGACTTTGCGTATGGTAATCTCAAGGAGATGGTCGACGTCTTCCATGACTGGCAAACAGTCGTCGCCGATCCCGCTCTGGACCACCGCCTCGGCACGGAAATCGTCCTGACCCCTCAGGGCGCCCGCATCATGTCGACGTGgtacggcgacgaggcggaccTCCGCCACACGGGTATCCTCGACCGACTCCCCGCAGACGGCTCTTTGAATTTCCGCCAGGAGAGTTGGGAAGGGTCCCTCGCTCTTCTCGCGGCGGAGGAGTCTATGCACCGGCCGGAGAAGCCCGGCAGACTCCACTCCCGAAGCCGGGGCCTCAGCCGCGGGGACCTGCTCTCCAGGGAGCACATCTCCGCCGCgttcgacaagctcgagCGAGGGCGCGATGTGACAGGCCCGTGGGCCATCAAGTTCCAagccgtcggcggtgccgtATCAGAGGTGCCCGCAGCTGGCACGGCGTACGCCCACCGGGACGACGTTGTACTCTACCACTcgttcgcggcggacgcCTCCAAGGATGTCCGCGACCTCTTGGACGAGTTCCACCGGACGCTGCTGAACATGGCCCCGGGGGCCTCTGGGACGTACCCGGGCTTCGCCGACCCAGAGCTCCGGGATCCGCAGCTGTCGTACTGGGGGCCGAATCTCGCGACCCTCGAGGAGATCAAGGGAAGCTGGGACCCCGAGGATGTTTTCCACAACCCCCAGAGTGTTGTTCCCAGGGCTTGGTAA